One window of the Paenibacillus beijingensis genome contains the following:
- a CDS encoding non-ribosomal peptide synthetase, with protein MVNNYNKNKENDGIKETSQFPIDINKEKVNIYDTYLKEFPSSITNVFNKITGYSSESLLIALSSAIVYLLHRYTGDSEIEIGLSNAKSTIGIQCDIKPDITYKELIYKISDLYSTPFFNEEVAYKTIVTINEDEKNIQIDEKSKFQIKFQLIKGNDIIKLKTKYNANNYSCLYISRIIDNLFYFLEQVTANYNSKMNLFEIVSNEEREVLQRVFNDSSISYDKEMTITQLIDKQIAMHGKRVAVSYEREILTYEELNLKIDSLAKHFYSKGVRKDDIIGILLNRSLEMIVSTLAILKLGAAYMPMDTNFPSERLNYMLADSGATLVITEKNLASRVSNSVKTIFIENCTDNLLINNLDYSDFQILPSNLAYIIYTSGTTGNPKGVKISHENVVRLLFNDKNIFNFNEEDVWTMFHSFSFDFSVWEIYGALLNGGRLVIVPEFVTRDPMEFTQLLEREKVTVLNQTPTYFYSLFNYGFEGRKVKLKLRYLIFGGEELHPFQLKTFKDNYPNIKLINMYGITETTVHVTYKELDYVSIEQNISNIGKPIPTLQVYVLNNDQKLCPINVVGELYVAGDGVSQGYLNRPELTSERFIINPFSPEQRMYKTGDLVKWLSNGELQYLGRNDLQVKVRGYRIEVGEIEKVLAEYNRIQEVVVTVNENDNGERFLCCYYVSAKKVEKEKLKQYLRKRLPHYMLPSYFIQIEKIPITNNGKIDRKKLMFSKYHDSIISLDLDNYSNSDIFNKLRKIWLDVLKLKEVRPNVSFFDSGGDSIRLIRLVTQIQNLFDCKISVKDVYENLSLLEMANFLEKNYESNKKPKQKLSLPNNNASDTLIDVYPMSNIQQSMVYYSLLKPDEPIYHDQFIFPVEVSTFNFEILKNAMMALIQKHEILRTTFNIKDQLQFVIREFSPIITFDDLTSLDEQQQKQLMQVFLQEDLDKSYLFHELLWRMKVYQLSESKIIIIFSCHHAILDGWSIALLYTELLRCYSELHSKGHVILEKLKSSYKDYVHHIGNEKYFKETKSFWKNYMAGFSRNKLPFNYSVKRISYKQGSSIKSISLGINFYNRLLNFCLDNECTVRDVCLSAYLYLLHIISNERDIVTGIVSHNRPAIEDGDRILGCFLNTIPIRTIINKNLNKKDFIHSIKNNFQELKRSEIFLADIASILGESGNGNENPIFDTLFNFMDFHVLDNLSEMEAIRSSKFEIELTANEMTNTLFDFEVLKTPNYFGIKLKYSPSYFHEKEITKAIVLYKRILNELTNNMNDEIQSTMFLLKNEANELIYERNKTENYYDKKITLHNLIEFQTLMTPDNIAIICNKNEFTYLQLNNQANRLSRLLQRRGVSSGDRVGVCLERSFELIISLLAVLKIGATYVPIEPDYPLSRKQNIINNAEIRYIISEEKFENIVNINIVNEDLRGFDSSNLNIEVSADQIAYIIYTSGSTGLPKGVMIEHHSVINLISWVNRTFAVNDKDVLLFITSVCFDLSVYDIFGILSTGGKIVMSTKEESSDLLLIKNMILDYQITFWDSTPSTLNQIIQLMKENDPVFKQNNLRLAFLSGDWLPIKLPKYAKTFFPNMELISLGGATECTIWSNYYKVDLDNEYFGSIPYGKPIDNSYFYILNEDRELVPDGVVGELYIGGVGLARGYNADMEKTNASFFPNHFINKGRIYKTGDLGRYLPDGEIEFLGRKDSQVKIRGFRVELGEVENILNKYPGITEAVVIDRTDESGNKYLCAYYSCQTSINTDLHQYLTTHLPNYMIPSFIIKLDRLPLTLNGKVDRSNLPNPLLKERNNPKEYVIPTTQVQKKLVHIWRDIFNTNEIGLLDNFFFDLGGHSLTATTLISKIQKEFDVELEIKDIFRCPTIQELSEIIKIYEECKSNTF; from the coding sequence ATGGTTAATAATTATAACAAAAACAAAGAGAATGATGGAATAAAAGAAACGAGTCAATTTCCTATTGATATAAACAAGGAAAAAGTGAATATCTACGATACCTACTTAAAAGAGTTCCCATCTTCTATTACGAATGTATTCAATAAAATAACTGGATACAGCAGTGAATCATTACTAATAGCTTTATCATCTGCTATTGTCTATCTTCTACATCGTTATACAGGAGATTCAGAAATTGAGATTGGTTTAAGTAACGCTAAATCGACTATAGGGATTCAATGTGATATTAAGCCAGATATTACTTATAAAGAACTGATCTATAAGATAAGCGATCTATATAGCACACCATTTTTTAATGAGGAAGTAGCTTATAAAACCATAGTTACAATAAATGAAGATGAAAAAAACATACAAATTGATGAGAAAAGTAAGTTTCAAATAAAATTTCAGTTGATTAAGGGCAATGATATTATTAAACTTAAAACAAAATATAATGCTAATAACTATAGTTGTTTGTACATATCTAGAATAATAGATAATTTATTTTATTTTTTGGAGCAAGTAACTGCTAATTATAATTCAAAAATGAATCTTTTCGAAATTGTTTCAAATGAAGAAAGGGAAGTCTTACAAAGAGTTTTTAATGATAGCTCAATTTCTTATGATAAGGAAATGACTATTACTCAATTAATCGACAAGCAAATTGCAATGCATGGAAAGCGGGTAGCTGTTAGTTATGAAAGAGAAATATTAACTTATGAAGAACTAAATTTAAAAATAGATAGTTTAGCTAAGCACTTTTATTCTAAGGGAGTTAGAAAAGATGATATCATAGGTATATTGTTAAACCGCTCTTTAGAAATGATTGTTAGCACATTGGCAATCTTGAAATTGGGTGCGGCTTATATGCCGATGGATACGAATTTTCCAAGTGAGCGGCTAAATTACATGTTAGCTGACAGTGGAGCTACATTAGTCATAACTGAAAAAAATTTAGCTAGTAGAGTGTCTAATTCGGTTAAAACCATATTTATTGAAAATTGTACAGACAATTTGTTGATCAATAATTTGGATTATTCTGACTTTCAAATTCTCCCTTCGAATCTGGCTTATATAATTTATACCTCTGGTACGACTGGAAATCCAAAAGGAGTAAAAATCAGTCATGAAAATGTAGTAAGGTTACTGTTTAATGACAAAAATATTTTTAATTTTAATGAAGAAGATGTTTGGACTATGTTCCATTCATTTTCATTTGACTTTTCTGTATGGGAAATCTATGGTGCTCTACTAAATGGTGGGAGACTAGTGATTGTACCTGAATTTGTGACTCGTGATCCCATGGAATTCACCCAACTTTTGGAGCGTGAAAAGGTAACAGTACTAAATCAAACTCCAACTTATTTTTATAGTCTTTTTAACTATGGATTTGAAGGAAGAAAGGTGAAGCTCAAATTACGATATTTAATTTTTGGAGGTGAAGAGCTTCATCCTTTTCAATTAAAAACTTTTAAGGATAACTACCCGAATATTAAGTTAATAAATATGTATGGAATTACAGAAACAACCGTCCATGTAACATATAAAGAGCTCGATTACGTATCTATTGAGCAAAATATTAGTAATATCGGGAAACCAATTCCAACTCTACAAGTTTATGTGCTCAATAATGATCAAAAGTTATGTCCAATTAACGTGGTTGGAGAACTATATGTAGCAGGTGATGGAGTATCACAAGGCTATTTGAATCGGCCTGAACTTACATCCGAAAGATTTATTATTAATCCATTCAGCCCTGAACAGAGGATGTATAAAACTGGGGATCTTGTTAAATGGTTATCAAATGGTGAACTTCAATATTTGGGAAGAAATGATCTACAAGTTAAGGTAAGAGGATATCGAATCGAAGTTGGCGAAATTGAGAAAGTGCTTGCTGAATACAACAGAATTCAAGAGGTGGTGGTTACTGTCAATGAGAATGATAATGGAGAAAGATTTTTATGCTGTTACTATGTTTCTGCTAAGAAGGTGGAAAAAGAAAAACTTAAACAATATTTGAGAAAAAGATTACCTCATTACATGCTACCTTCTTATTTTATTCAAATAGAAAAGATCCCCATAACAAATAACGGAAAAATAGACCGAAAAAAATTAATGTTTTCTAAATATCACGATTCCATTATTAGTTTAGATTTAGATAATTATTCTAACAGTGATATTTTTAATAAACTTAGAAAAATTTGGTTGGATGTTCTCAAATTAAAAGAGGTACGACCAAACGTTAGCTTTTTTGATTCCGGAGGTGATTCAATTCGATTGATTCGTTTAGTAACACAAATTCAAAATTTGTTCGATTGTAAAATTAGTGTAAAAGATGTTTATGAAAATCTTTCCCTATTGGAAATGGCTAATTTTCTTGAAAAAAATTATGAATCAAACAAGAAACCAAAGCAAAAGCTGTCTTTACCTAATAATAATGCATCAGATACATTAATTGATGTTTATCCAATGAGCAATATTCAACAAAGCATGGTTTATTATTCCTTGCTCAAACCGGATGAACCAATATATCACGACCAGTTTATATTTCCTGTCGAAGTTTCTACTTTTAACTTTGAAATTTTAAAAAATGCTATGATGGCATTAATTCAAAAGCATGAAATTTTGAGAACAACTTTCAATATTAAGGATCAGTTGCAATTTGTAATTCGAGAGTTTTCTCCAATTATAACATTTGATGACTTAACGAGCTTGGATGAACAACAGCAAAAGCAATTAATGCAAGTCTTCTTGCAAGAAGACTTAGATAAAAGTTACTTATTCCATGAGTTGCTTTGGAGAATGAAAGTTTATCAACTTTCTGAAAGTAAAATCATAATAATTTTTTCATGCCATCATGCAATTTTAGACGGTTGGAGTATTGCTTTATTATACACGGAGTTACTAAGATGTTATTCTGAGCTTCATTCTAAGGGACATGTTATACTTGAAAAACTAAAATCATCTTATAAGGACTATGTTCACCATATAGGCAATGAAAAATATTTTAAGGAAACTAAATCATTTTGGAAAAATTATATGGCTGGTTTTTCAAGAAATAAGTTGCCATTTAATTACTCAGTCAAAAGGATTAGTTACAAACAGGGAAGTTCTATTAAAAGTATTTCGCTAGGAATTAATTTTTATAATCGTCTTTTAAATTTTTGTTTGGATAATGAGTGTACTGTACGTGATGTTTGTCTTAGTGCGTATTTATATTTACTTCATATTATAAGTAACGAAAGAGATATCGTTACTGGTATTGTTTCGCATAACCGTCCTGCTATTGAGGATGGAGATAGAATTTTGGGGTGCTTTTTAAATACTATACCCATTAGAACTATTATTAATAAAAATCTAAATAAAAAGGATTTTATACATTCTATTAAAAATAATTTCCAGGAATTAAAACGAAGTGAAATTTTTTTGGCTGATATTGCTAGTATTTTGGGGGAGTCTGGAAACGGAAATGAAAATCCGATATTTGACACATTATTTAATTTTATGGATTTTCATGTTTTAGATAACTTAAGTGAAATGGAAGCGATACGTAGTTCAAAATTTGAAATTGAGTTGACTGCTAATGAAATGACTAACACATTATTTGATTTTGAGGTTCTGAAAACTCCAAATTATTTTGGTATAAAATTAAAATATTCACCTTCATATTTCCATGAGAAAGAAATTACAAAGGCAATTGTATTATATAAGCGAATACTCAATGAGTTAACTAATAATATGAACGATGAAATTCAATCAACAATGTTTCTATTAAAAAATGAAGCTAACGAGTTGATCTATGAAAGAAATAAAACTGAAAACTATTACGATAAAAAAATAACATTACATAATCTAATTGAATTCCAAACTTTAATGACACCAGATAATATTGCAATTATTTGTAATAAAAACGAATTTACTTATTTACAACTTAACAATCAAGCTAATAGGCTTTCTAGATTACTGCAGAGGCGTGGAGTATCTTCTGGTGATAGAGTAGGAGTTTGTTTGGAAAGGAGTTTTGAATTAATCATTTCGTTGTTAGCAGTTTTAAAAATCGGTGCTACTTATGTTCCAATAGAACCAGATTATCCTCTTTCAAGAAAACAAAATATAATAAACAATGCGGAAATAAGATATATTATTTCGGAAGAAAAATTTGAGAATATAGTAAACATTAATATAGTCAATGAGGATTTAAGAGGTTTTGACTCAAGTAATTTGAATATTGAAGTAAGTGCAGACCAGATTGCTTATATTATTTATACTTCAGGTTCTACCGGTCTTCCAAAAGGAGTAATGATTGAACACCATTCTGTTATTAATCTAATTTCTTGGGTGAACCGCACCTTTGCTGTAAATGATAAAGATGTCTTATTGTTTATAACATCAGTGTGCTTTGATTTATCGGTCTATGATATTTTTGGTATTCTTTCAACTGGTGGAAAAATCGTTATGTCAACAAAAGAAGAAAGTAGCGATTTACTACTTATTAAAAATATGATTCTTGATTATCAAATTACTTTTTGGGATTCTACTCCAAGTACATTAAATCAAATTATTCAATTAATGAAAGAAAATGATCCAGTCTTCAAACAAAACAATCTACGTTTAGCGTTTCTTAGTGGTGATTGGCTTCCAATAAAATTGCCCAAATATGCAAAAACATTTTTTCCAAATATGGAGCTAATAAGTCTGGGAGGAGCTACGGAATGTACAATATGGTCCAATTACTACAAAGTTGATTTGGATAATGAGTACTTTGGAAGTATTCCTTATGGAAAACCAATAGATAACAGTTATTTCTATATTTTGAATGAGGATAGGGAACTGGTACCAGATGGAGTGGTCGGTGAATTATATATTGGTGGAGTTGGACTAGCTCGTGGTTACAATGCTGATATGGAAAAAACCAATGCATCATTTTTTCCAAATCATTTTATAAATAAGGGAAGAATTTATAAAACTGGTGATTTAGGAAGATATTTACCTGACGGAGAAATTGAGTTTCTGGGTAGAAAAGATAGCCAAGTGAAAATAAGAGGTTTCCGAGTAGAGTTAGGGGAAGTTGAAAATATTTTAAATAAATATCCCGGAATAACCGAAGCTGTCGTAATAGATAGGACCGATGAGTCGGGTAATAAATATTTATGTGCCTATTATAGTTGTCAAACTAGCATCAATACTGATTTACATCAATATTTGACTACTCATCTACCTAATTATATGATCCCATCCTTTATTATTAAATTAGATAGACTTCCACTTACACTAAACGGAAAAGTTGATCGCTCAAATCTGCCGAATCCCTTATTGAAGGAAAGAAATAATCCAAAAGAATACGTAATTCCGACAACGCAAGTGCAAAAAAAACTTGTTCATATTTGGAGAGATATTTTTAATACTAATGAAATTGGATTGCTTGATAACTTTTTCTTTGATCTTGGTGGACATTCTTTAACTGCAACAACTCTTATAAGTAAAATACAGAAGGAGTTTGATGTGGAGCTAGAAATAAAAGATATATTCAGATGTCCAACAATACAAGAACTATCAGAAATTATTAAAATTTATGAAGAATGTAAATCGAATACATTCTAA
- a CDS encoding ABC transporter ATP-binding protein: MQKRLYKELKYLAKPYYNLLIIAISMLVLIVLIEISIAFSINGMIREALEKKDGNILIHFSLFLLLTITIGTCLKYFVKSFNDKFSTLFIHDLKNSLIDKIQKQSLEHLEKYNSGDISSIFTINISQIEIFLKRDYIDLIYQPVVFLLSSIIFLSINWRLFLVSVIVIPLFLKIANVMTSSLKNSSGNLQKHFGRMNAVLTETIHGSNIIKSFNQQELQFNKFNFEATKALDESLKMEKRLSFLPPLQLVLQAVPYGLCILYGGFMSVNQEISPSELLTCIYLMQFLVGPAVRIPSLIGSIQMITASFSRIDEIVSAPFENNSNSDLRDSMSNNCIEFNNVTYRYSNKAILFKNLSFVVKKNQTVAIVGESGSGKSTILKLICGLYKIESGEIKILGNNISEVNLSEIRNLISVVPQDSYLFPDTIKKNINYGRLNATFEEIICAAQFANAHDFIMDLPENYQTKINENASSLSGGQRQRINIARALLKNAPILLLDEPTSALDNKSEALIQEALEKLFRNRTVLVVAHRLSTIINADEILVMGDSGILDRGTHNQLMNNSEYYRKLYKNQFGFSTLKENMR; the protein is encoded by the coding sequence TTGCAAAAAAGACTTTATAAAGAATTAAAATATTTAGCAAAACCATATTATAATCTGTTAATTATTGCAATTTCTATGCTTGTATTAATAGTTCTAATTGAAATATCTATCGCTTTTTCGATAAATGGAATGATAAGAGAAGCTTTAGAAAAAAAAGATGGCAACATTCTTATTCATTTTTCTTTGTTCTTGTTATTAACTATTACTATTGGCACCTGTTTAAAGTACTTTGTTAAGTCTTTTAACGATAAATTTAGTACACTATTTATTCATGATTTAAAAAATTCACTAATTGATAAGATTCAAAAACAATCGCTTGAACACTTAGAAAAATACAATTCCGGTGATATAAGTTCGATTTTTACTATCAACATTTCACAAATAGAGATTTTTTTAAAAAGAGACTACATTGATCTTATCTACCAACCAGTTGTTTTTTTGCTTTCTTCAATAATCTTTCTTTCTATAAACTGGAGGCTATTTTTAGTAAGTGTTATTGTAATTCCATTATTTCTAAAAATAGCGAATGTTATGACTTCATCATTAAAAAATAGTAGTGGTAATTTACAGAAACATTTTGGTCGAATGAATGCTGTTTTAACCGAAACTATTCATGGATCAAATATAATTAAATCATTTAATCAACAGGAATTACAATTTAATAAATTTAATTTTGAAGCAACAAAAGCTCTGGATGAAAGTTTGAAAATGGAAAAACGATTGTCCTTTTTGCCTCCACTACAACTGGTATTACAGGCTGTACCATACGGTTTATGTATTCTTTACGGGGGTTTTATGAGTGTAAATCAAGAAATATCACCGTCGGAATTGTTAACTTGTATTTATTTAATGCAGTTTTTAGTTGGGCCTGCTGTAAGAATTCCCTCTCTTATTGGTAGTATTCAAATGATAACCGCTTCTTTTAGTAGAATAGATGAGATAGTTTCGGCACCTTTTGAAAACAATAGTAATTCAGATCTACGAGATAGTATGAGTAATAACTGTATTGAATTTAATAATGTGACTTACCGATATTCTAATAAAGCAATTTTATTTAAAAACTTAAGCTTTGTTGTCAAAAAGAATCAAACTGTTGCCATAGTCGGTGAAAGTGGGTCTGGAAAAAGTACAATACTTAAGTTAATTTGTGGTTTATATAAGATTGAATCAGGAGAAATAAAAATTCTTGGTAACAATATATCTGAAGTGAACCTTTCTGAAATAAGGAATTTAATATCGGTGGTTCCACAGGACTCATACTTATTTCCAGATACAATAAAGAAAAATATAAACTACGGTAGATTAAATGCCACATTTGAAGAAATAATTTGTGCAGCTCAATTTGCAAATGCTCATGATTTTATTATGGATCTCCCTGAAAATTATCAAACTAAAATTAACGAGAATGCTTCCAGTCTATCTGGGGGACAGAGACAGAGAATTAATATAGCTCGAGCTTTACTAAAAAATGCTCCAATACTTCTTCTTGATGAACCAACTTCTGCTTTAGACAATAAGTCTGAGGCTTTAATACAGGAAGCATTAGAAAAATTATTTAGAAATAGAACCGTTCTAGTTGTAGCTCATCGTTTATCCACAATTATTAATGCTGATGAAATTCTTGTAATGGGGGATTCTGGAATTTTAGATAGGGGGACTCATAATCAGTTAATGAACAATAGTGAATATTATCGAAAATTATATAAAAATCAGTTTGGTTTTTCCACTTTGAAGGAGAATATGAGATGA
- a CDS encoding ABC transporter ATP-binding protein — MIKLQKEYIYLLNYIKPKLFTYSLGLLGSCFITASLIIMQAFAWKDMFNAAVNLNNDLLYRSIIIFFIPVVLLVCISPFFVYLYSSAVKKVMFGIRRSLFDKILKLPSKYHDTHHSGEIYSVMTNDITLIESAYLVHIRIILYQFILIIASLFSMLLIDWKMAIPLFLVCISFAFVTSKFSKSLGSISKKIQNQKSKETQNLIDILGGIHVIRIFNLNKTIGGKYKTKNKRLTRLGIFLGHKQGQLEGITFLAGFLNHGGIYVLGAFMIMNGLTELGTLTALVSLQINVSFAFLQIGSNLSQLQISIVGINRLNELKKKTEEQQNYNYSNNLIKNNKKLIGIEFNKVTFSYKSDEEILKNLSFFVEKGSKVAFVGSSGSGKSTIAKLIMGLYPIEGGEIYVDGIPVRALLLDDLRSLIAYVPQEVILFDGTVEENIRFGNSNATNEEVITAAIAANAHNFISDLKDGYQTHIGETGRGLSGGEKQRIAIARAILKNAPILIFDEATSSLDTKTEELVQDALNKLIKDRTTLIITHRLSTIQNADRIYVMDKGAIVENGTHEELLSKNSKYKSLVQTLS, encoded by the coding sequence ATGATTAAACTTCAAAAAGAATATATATACTTATTGAATTATATCAAACCAAAACTATTTACCTATTCTCTAGGTTTATTAGGATCTTGTTTTATTACTGCTAGCTTAATTATAATGCAAGCCTTCGCTTGGAAAGATATGTTTAATGCTGCTGTTAATTTAAACAACGATTTGTTATACAGAAGTATTATTATTTTTTTTATTCCAGTAGTGTTGCTTGTTTGTATTTCGCCTTTCTTTGTATACTTATATAGCTCTGCTGTGAAAAAGGTTATGTTTGGAATTAGACGAAGTTTGTTTGATAAAATCTTGAAACTTCCCTCAAAATATCACGATACTCACCATAGTGGTGAGATCTACTCTGTAATGACAAATGATATTACACTAATTGAGTCTGCTTATTTGGTTCACATTCGAATAATTTTATATCAATTTATCCTAATTATTGCTTCTCTTTTTTCAATGTTATTAATTGACTGGAAGATGGCTATTCCTTTATTTTTAGTATGTATATCCTTTGCTTTTGTAACTTCAAAATTCTCAAAGTCATTAGGTTCAATTAGTAAAAAAATACAAAACCAAAAAAGTAAAGAGACACAAAATTTAATAGATATTTTAGGAGGAATACATGTAATTAGAATATTTAATCTAAATAAAACGATAGGGGGGAAATATAAAACAAAGAATAAGAGACTCACAAGATTAGGTATTTTTTTAGGTCATAAGCAAGGACAATTAGAAGGGATAACTTTTTTAGCTGGATTTCTTAACCATGGTGGAATCTATGTACTGGGAGCTTTTATGATTATGAATGGATTAACAGAATTAGGGACTCTTACTGCTCTAGTTTCGTTACAAATAAATGTTTCTTTTGCCTTTTTACAAATTGGTAGTAACCTTTCACAATTACAGATATCTATCGTTGGTATAAATAGATTGAACGAACTTAAAAAGAAGACGGAAGAACAACAGAATTATAATTATTCAAATAACCTCATTAAAAATAATAAAAAATTGATTGGTATTGAATTCAATAAAGTAACATTTAGTTATAAATCAGATGAAGAAATATTAAAAAACTTGAGCTTTTTTGTGGAAAAAGGAAGTAAAGTGGCTTTTGTTGGATCTAGTGGAAGTGGAAAAAGTACAATTGCTAAGCTGATAATGGGATTATACCCGATTGAGGGAGGTGAAATTTATGTAGATGGGATACCCGTTAGAGCATTACTTTTAGATGACTTAAGGAGTTTAATAGCTTATGTCCCCCAGGAAGTAATTCTATTCGATGGCACAGTAGAAGAAAATATTAGATTTGGTAACTCAAATGCAACTAATGAGGAGGTTATCACTGCTGCAATCGCTGCTAATGCTCATAATTTCATTTCTGATTTAAAAGATGGGTATCAAACTCATATCGGGGAAACTGGTAGAGGGCTTTCAGGTGGGGAAAAGCAAAGAATTGCTATAGCTAGAGCAATTTTAAAAAATGCACCGATTTTAATCTTTGATGAAGCCACCTCATCATTAGATACAAAAACTGAAGAACTTGTTCAAGATGCCCTAAATAAACTTATCAAAGATCGTACAACCTTAATAATTACACATAGACTTTCTACTATCCAAAATGCAGATAGGATATATGTCATGGATAAAGGGGCTATTGTAGAAAATGGGACACATGAAGAATTACTAAGCAAAAATAGTAAGTATAAAAGCCTAGTTCAAACTTTATCATAA
- a CDS encoding phytanoyl-CoA dioxygenase family protein, whose amino-acid sequence MREKNKFFMEKKHFDDEGFIIIRGLYDSNEIEEIRDSFKGFNDLKKDPDIETDIFSSYPRIMETHKNNEVAFKYMIHPKVSTILKNLFQEDALACHSMFYLKPPGALGQALHQDNFYLKMEPEPCIGVWVALDDSDEENGALVVVPKSHRTPIQCPHRSNPEMSFTREEVNIPEGMEVITVELKSGDAIFFSGNIIHGSYPNSSKKRFRRSFITHYAASSTKKAGNIYAHMYNMEGEEVVIEDNTFAGPCGNEY is encoded by the coding sequence ATGAGAGAGAAAAATAAATTTTTTATGGAAAAAAAACATTTTGATGATGAAGGATTTATTATCATTAGGGGTTTATATGATTCCAATGAAATCGAAGAGATTAGAGATAGTTTTAAAGGATTTAATGATTTAAAAAAAGATCCTGATATTGAAACTGACATCTTTAGTTCATACCCGAGAATAATGGAAACTCATAAAAATAATGAAGTAGCTTTTAAATATATGATTCACCCTAAAGTGAGTACAATTTTGAAGAATTTATTTCAAGAGGATGCACTTGCCTGTCATAGTATGTTTTATTTGAAACCACCAGGTGCTCTAGGACAAGCGCTACACCAGGATAATTTTTATTTAAAGATGGAACCTGAACCTTGTATTGGGGTATGGGTTGCATTAGATGATTCAGATGAAGAAAATGGAGCATTAGTTGTAGTGCCAAAATCCCACCGTACTCCAATACAATGTCCTCATAGATCAAACCCTGAGATGTCTTTTACAAGAGAAGAAGTTAATATTCCAGAAGGAATGGAAGTAATAACAGTTGAACTGAAATCAGGCGATGCGATTTTTTTTAGTGGCAATATAATTCATGGGTCTTACCCAAACAGCTCCAAAAAAAGATTTCGTAGGTCATTTATAACCCACTATGCTGCTTCATCTACAAAAAAGGCAGGAAATATATATGCTCATATGTATAACATGGAGGGTGAGGAAGTAGTAATAGAAGATAATACATTTGCAGGTCCATGCGGGAATGAATATTAA
- a CDS encoding 4'-phosphopantetheinyl transferase family protein, with amino-acid sequence MEIYAVNIKGVQPKHSLSKLMQYIPNEKINKLKQFLKYEDMLRSLTAELLIRVLIVKQKSLRNTEIFFDTNPFGKPSLKGYLLEFNLSHSGDWVVCAIGNSPVGIDIEEIKSIDIELAKYIFSNQEYSHFIEKKEDERQSYFFELWTLKESYIKAVGSGLSFPLHLFSFTKSGNKIIFQSNYTSREVYFRQFHIDLNYKLAVCNTRNLFPEYIHIWSFDQLYINSLWLLS; translated from the coding sequence ATGGAAATATATGCCGTTAATATAAAAGGAGTACAACCAAAACATTCGTTAAGTAAGTTAATGCAGTATATACCAAATGAGAAGATTAATAAACTAAAACAATTTCTTAAATATGAAGACATGTTGAGATCCTTAACTGCAGAATTATTAATTCGTGTATTAATTGTAAAACAAAAATCACTGCGAAATACTGAGATTTTCTTTGATACAAATCCTTTTGGAAAGCCTTCTTTAAAAGGTTATTTACTCGAGTTCAATCTATCTCATTCTGGTGACTGGGTCGTTTGTGCAATTGGTAATTCTCCTGTCGGTATTGATATTGAGGAAATCAAGTCAATAGATATCGAATTAGCTAAGTACATATTTTCGAATCAAGAATATAGTCATTTTATTGAAAAAAAAGAAGACGAACGGCAGTCTTACTTCTTTGAGTTATGGACTTTAAAAGAAAGTTATATTAAAGCAGTCGGATCGGGGTTATCATTCCCCCTACATTTATTTTCTTTTACTAAGTCAGGTAATAAAATTATATTTCAGAGCAACTATACTAGTAGAGAAGTCTATTTTAGACAATTTCATATAGATCTCAATTACAAATTAGCAGTGTGCAATACTCGTAATCTTTTCCCAGAGTATATTCATATTTGGAGTTTTGATCAATTGTATATTAATTCCTTGTGGCTGTTAAGTTGA